GGCCCGGCTTCCCGGTCATGGGCGGACCATAACGGGAGGCCGGAGCCGCTGCCCGACCCAGCGGCTCGGAGACCGGCCTTCCAGGAGTCCCTCCTACCAGTGCTCCCACTTCACAACGTCGCCGGCGGGGCGGCGGCCGGTGGCCAAGGTGGGCACGGACCGCTCACCGGGGGTGGGGTGGCCCACGCCGATGGCGCCGATCGGTCGATATCCCGCCGGTACTCCGAGGGCGTCCATCAGAGCCTCCTGGCCCTGGAAGATGGCGAAGAACAGGGCGCCGAGGCCGAGGTCGACGGCGGTGAGCAGGATCAACATGACGCCGAAGCCGGTGTCGATGTCCCAGTACGGCGCCGGCCAGTACTCCTCCCGGGCCAGGGGGGTGTGAGCCTTGTCCGGCAGGGCGTAGCGGTCGAGATAGGCCTGCTTGTGGGCGAAGGGGAGGATCACGACCGGAGCCCGGGTCAGGGGCACGGACTCGGACTCACCCCTCCACTCCGGCCCGCTCGTCGTCTCCCAGAAGAGACGGCGGAGCGCCGGTTCGGTCAGCACCACGAAGGCGAAGCCCTGGCTGAATCCCCCCGAAGGGGCGCGGGTCGCGTTGGCCACGAGCTGTTCGACGAGCGGACGGGCGACGGGCTCCTCCGAGAAGTCCCGCACCATCCGGCGTCGCAGCACCACGTCCTGAAACTCCATGGCGTCCAAGGTAGCGACGAGGGGTTGACGGCCTCCCGGTCAGACGGGCATCTCGGCCAGCTCGGCCAGGGCCCGCCGGATGCGCTGCTCGCTCACACCCCGGGCGGCTCCGATGGTCTGGGCAAACAGGCTGACCCGCAGCTCCTCCAGCATCCAACGGATCTGGACCGAGAGCTGGCTCCGGGCGAGGACGGGGTGGTCCTCGAGGATCTGGATCCACTCGTCCTCGACCCGATGGACGCGCTCCATCCATGTCTCGTCGCGCCCGGGGTTGGCCTGCGCCTTGTCCAGACGCATCTCGACGGCGGCGAGGTACCGGTGCAGGTCGGCCAACCGGTCCAGGCCGGCGTCGGCCACGAAGCCGGCCCCGGTGAGCCGGTCGACGTGGGCCCGCATGTCCGCCACGGAGCGGGTCAGAGCGGCCGCCCGGACCGTGTCGAGACGGCGGCGCAGGGCGGCGGCGGCGGTCAGCACCTCGCCGACGTCGGCCACGGCGCGCAGCACCCGAGGCGGGAGCGCGGCCCGGAACTGCTCGGCCAGCTCCTCGAAGGCTTCCCGTGACCACACCGGTGCACCCAGCTCCGACATCAGCTGGTCCGCCGTCGCCGACTTGATGTCGTCGAGCAGGTCACCGACGGACGGGTAGGAGGAACCGGAGATCGCCAGCTTGGTCCGGTTGGAGAGGCTGCGCAGGGCCCGGATGACGCCGGGCGTTCCCTCGAGGAGCAGCCGGCGGGTGCCGGCCCACATGGCGAGCCGGGCCGAGCCCGGGTTGGAGAAGACCCTCAGGTCGACGGCGTCGCCGGTGTCGGCCAGCGCCGGGTAGCCGACCACCGTCTGACCGTTCCAGCGGGCCCGCACCTCCGGCTCGATGCCCTCCTCCGGGAAGCCGCTCAAAGCCCGACGTTCCCGGCCCGCGAACACCGACGCCACCTCCCGGCGCGCCCGTCGGGCCAGCTCCGTCCTCAGCTCTCCGAGGTCCTTCGACGCGCCCAGCTCCTCGCCGGCGGTCCCGAGGACCACGAATCCCACCCGGACGTGGGGCGGTAGAGCCTGCAGCTCCCAGTCGCGGCCCCTGACCGGCAACCCGGAGGTCGTCGACAGCCAGTCGGCGAGGACCTCGCGAAGAGGTCCGTCCTCCGGCCCTCGTTCGGCCAGGAACGCCCGGGCGTAGTCGGGTGCCGGGACGAACTGGCGACGCACGGTCTTGGGCAGGGCCCGGATCAGGGCCGTCACGAGCTCGGGGCGCAGGCCAGGGATGTGCCAGTCGAAGCCCTCGTCCCGCACCCGGTCCAGCACCGTCACCGGAATCGCGACCGTCACGCCGTCGCGCGCCGACAGTGGATCGAACTCGTAGCTGAGAGCCAGCGTCAGGTCCCCTTGGACCCACTGCTCCGGATAGGCCGCCGGTTCCACGTCGTGGTCGCCTGCCCGGACGACGGTTTCGAGGCTCAGGTCGAGACGGAGAGGATCTTCCTCCGCCGTCCGGCGCCACCACCGCTCGAAGCTTTCTGCCGACACGACCCGGGAACCGACCCGCTCGTCGAAGAACTCGAACAGCACCTCGTCGGCCACCACGAGGTCGCGGCGGCGGGCCCTCTCCTCGAGGCGCCGCGCCTCGTCCATGACCTCCCGGTTGTGCTCGATGAAACGATGGGTGCGGGTCCACCGGTTCTCGACGAGGGCCTGCTGGATGAACATGTCGCGGGCCGCCTCGGGGTCGACCCGCGAGTAGTTGACCCGACGAGTGGCAATCGGGATCCCGTACAGGCTCACGTGCTCCTCGCACACGGCCGCCGCCCGGCGCTCGTCCCAGGACGGCTCGCCGTAGCTCCGCTTGACGAGATGCGCTCCCAGCTGCTCGATCCACTCGGGTCGGATTCCGGCCACCGTGCGGCCCCACATCCGGTTGGTCTCGACCAGCTCCCCCGCCACGACCCACCGGGTGGTTCGGCGGTGCAGAACCGAACCGGGAGCGATGGCCCAGTGGGAGCTCCGGGCGCCCAGGTAGTCCTGGCGCAGCGAGTCCCACAGCCCGACGTGGGAGAGAAGGCCCGAGAGCACGGACCGGTGCACGATGTCGGGCGGGGCCGGCTCGGGGTTGGGCCGGATGCCCATCTCCCGACTGACCTGGCGGAGCTGGCCGACCACGTCCTGCCACTCCCGCACGCGCTGGTAGTTGAGGAACTCCCGCCGGCACAGGCGGCGGAACTGGCCCGAGCTCAGGGCCTCCTGCGACTCCTGGAGGTGGTTCCACAGCTCGAGATAGCCGAGAAAGTCGGAGCCGGGACGGCGGAAGCGGGCATGGGCCTCGTCGGCGGCCGCCTGCTTGTCGACGGGGCGCTCCCGGGGATCCTGGATGGACAGGGCGGCGGCTATGACGACCACCTCACGCAGGCACCCGGCCGGCTCCGCCTCCATCACCATGCGCCCCAGGCGGGGATCGACGGGCAGACGGGCCAGGCGCCGGCCCAACGGCGTCAGCCGGGGCCCCGGACGTGCGCTCGGGCCGGACTCGATGGCGCCGAGCTCCTCCAACAGGTCCATGCCGTCGCGGATGTTGCGGGCCTCGGGAGGGTCGATGAACGGGAACGAGCCGACGTCCCCGAGGCCGATTGCCGTCATCTGGAGGATCACGGCGGCGAGGTTGGTGCGCAGGATCTCCGGATCGGTAAACTCGGGACGCGCATCGAAGTCCTCCTCCGAGTAGAGACGGATGCAGATACCGGGGCCGATACGGCCGCAGCGACCCGCCCGCTGGTTGGCCGATGCCTGCGACACGGGCTCGATGGGAAGCCGCTGCACCTTGGTGCGCCGGTTGTAACGGGAGATGCGGGCAAAGCCGGGATCGATCACGTAACGGATGCCGGGGACGGTCAGCGACGTCTCTGCCACGTTGGTGGCCAGCACGATCCGCCTGCCACCGTGGGGGCGGAACACGCGGTGTTGCTCGGCGGTCGAGAGCCGGGCGTACAGGGGCAGGATCTCGGTGTCGGGCAGCTCCAGGCGGCGCAGGACCTCGGCCAGGTCTCGGATCTCGCGCTCGCCGCTCAGGAAGACGAGCATGTCCCCCGGGCCCTCCCCGCCGAGCTCCTCGACGGCGTCGGTGATGGCCGTGACCTGGTCGGTCTCCTCGCGACCGTCGTCCTTGGTCCCGAGCGGCCGGTACCGCACCTCCACCGGATAGGTGCGCCCTGACACCTCGATGACCGGGGCG
This portion of the Acidimicrobiales bacterium genome encodes:
- a CDS encoding nitroreductase family protein, with product MEFQDVVLRRRMVRDFSEEPVARPLVEQLVANATRAPSGGFSQGFAFVVLTEPALRRLFWETTSGPEWRGESESVPLTRAPVVILPFAHKQAYLDRYALPDKAHTPLAREEYWPAPYWDIDTGFGVMLILLTAVDLGLGALFFAIFQGQEALMDALGVPAGYRPIGAIGVGHPTPGERSVPTLATGRRPAGDVVKWEHW
- the hrpA gene encoding ATP-dependent RNA helicase HrpA; this translates as APVIEVSGRTYPVEVRYRPLGTKDDGREETDQVTAITDAVEELGGEGPGDMLVFLSGEREIRDLAEVLRRLELPDTEILPLYARLSTAEQHRVFRPHGGRRIVLATNVAETSLTVPGIRYVIDPGFARISRYNRRTKVQRLPIEPVSQASANQRAGRCGRIGPGICIRLYSEEDFDARPEFTDPEILRTNLAAVILQMTAIGLGDVGSFPFIDPPEARNIRDGMDLLEELGAIESGPSARPGPRLTPLGRRLARLPVDPRLGRMVMEAEPAGCLREVVVIAAALSIQDPRERPVDKQAAADEAHARFRRPGSDFLGYLELWNHLQESQEALSSGQFRRLCRREFLNYQRVREWQDVVGQLRQVSREMGIRPNPEPAPPDIVHRSVLSGLLSHVGLWDSLRQDYLGARSSHWAIAPGSVLHRRTTRWVVAGELVETNRMWGRTVAGIRPEWIEQLGAHLVKRSYGEPSWDERRAAAVCEEHVSLYGIPIATRRVNYSRVDPEAARDMFIQQALVENRWTRTHRFIEHNREVMDEARRLEERARRRDLVVADEVLFEFFDERVGSRVVSAESFERWWRRTAEEDPLRLDLSLETVVRAGDHDVEPAAYPEQWVQGDLTLALSYEFDPLSARDGVTVAIPVTVLDRVRDEGFDWHIPGLRPELVTALIRALPKTVRRQFVPAPDYARAFLAERGPEDGPLREVLADWLSTTSGLPVRGRDWELQALPPHVRVGFVVLGTAGEELGASKDLGELRTELARRARREVASVFAGRERRALSGFPEEGIEPEVRARWNGQTVVGYPALADTGDAVDLRVFSNPGSARLAMWAGTRRLLLEGTPGVIRALRSLSNRTKLAISGSSYPSVGDLLDDIKSATADQLMSELGAPVWSREAFEELAEQFRAALPPRVLRAVADVGEVLTAAAALRRRLDTVRAAALTRSVADMRAHVDRLTGAGFVADAGLDRLADLHRYLAAVEMRLDKAQANPGRDETWMERVHRVEDEWIQILEDHPVLARSQLSVQIRWMLEELRVSLFAQTIGAARGVSEQRIRRALAELAEMPV